The stretch of DNA TGGGCATGCGCCCGGTGCGCTCGAAGAAGCGCTGCGCGAACTCGCGGGACTGGTCATCGCGGTCCCAGTAGAAACTTTCGGTCAGGGTCAGGCCCTGCGCCGCTTCCAGACCCAGGCCGTGCACTTCCGACAGGGTGAAAAGCAACGCTGCCAGTCGTTGGCCGCTGGCGACAATGCCGAACTCCGCGGCCTGCTTGATGGCGTTGGCGGTGTCCAGCCCGGCATTGGCCAGGCCGATGACTTCAGCGCCGGAGGATTGCGCCTGCAACAGAAAAGAGGAGTAGTCATTGGTTGCCAGTGGATGGCGCACCGAGCCCTTGACCTCGCCACCGTTGGCTTCGACGAAGGTGCTGGTCTGCTCCTCCAATGAATAGCCGAAGGCATAATCGGCGGTCAGGAAATACCAGCTTTTGCCGCCTTGAGAGACCAGCGCGCCGCCCGTGCCGACCGCCAATGCATGGGTGTCATACGCCCAATGAAAGCCATACGGCGAGCACTGCTTGCCCGTCAGCTCTGTCGTCGCGGCGCCGGTCACCAGGTTGATCTTCTTCTTTTCCTTGGAAATGCCCTGCACTGCCAGGGCAACCGAGGACGTGGTCAGCTCCATGATCGAGTCGACCTGCTCACGGTCGTACCACTGGCGAGAGATATTCGAGGCGATGTCGGGCTTGTTCTGGTGGTCGGCCGTGACAATCTCGATCGGTGCGCCTTGAACCTTGCCGCCGAAATCCTCAGCAGCCATTTTCGCCGCCTCGTAGGACCACTTTCCGCCGAAGTCGGCGTAGACCCCTGACTGATCATTGAGAATGCCGATCTTCACCTTGCCGTCGGAAATCTCCGCCGCTGCGGCGGGCAGCGCAGCCGCCGCGCTCAAGGTTGCCGTTGCTAATGCCAGAAGCTTCATCATCGCCTATCTCCTTGGGGAATGAGCGCGTGCAGAGCGGCGTTTGCCGGCTGCCACGCATTGAGCCGTTCGGTAGTGGGTGGGGCGTGGGTTAGGGCGGGCAGCACGCATCGAACGCGACACGCTTGGTGCGCGATGAGGCGGTACTGCGAGGAATCGGGAGAGAGCGGTCGAGCCGACAATGCAATCGGGCGGCGCTAAATGGGTGGTTGCTTTGAAAAGACTGGGGCCGCCGCGCTGAACGGGCACGGACAGTCGATGGGCGTCCGACGCTACGAATGGTGCTCGACCTGACATGGGTTTCTTCTAATTATTGTTTTGTAGAACTAAACGTAGCAGGGGATCAGGCAGACGCAACTGCGCCGCTGC from Pseudomonas sp. DNDY-54 encodes:
- a CDS encoding ABC transporter substrate-binding protein; protein product: MKLLALATATLSAAAALPAAAAEISDGKVKIGILNDQSGVYADFGGKWSYEAAKMAAEDFGGKVQGAPIEIVTADHQNKPDIASNISRQWYDREQVDSIMELTTSSVALAVQGISKEKKKINLVTGAATTELTGKQCSPYGFHWAYDTHALAVGTGGALVSQGGKSWYFLTADYAFGYSLEEQTSTFVEANGGEVKGSVRHPLATNDYSSFLLQAQSSGAEVIGLANAGLDTANAIKQAAEFGIVASGQRLAALLFTLSEVHGLGLEAAQGLTLTESFYWDRDDQSREFAQRFFERTGRMPNMVHAGTYSGVMQYLKAIDKTGTDATEAVAKAMHEMPVNDLFARNATVGANGRLISDVYLMEVKKPDESEKPWDYYKVLATVPGDEAYIKPAESGCDLATQ